A part of Miscanthus floridulus cultivar M001 chromosome 6, ASM1932011v1, whole genome shotgun sequence genomic DNA contains:
- the LOC136456794 gene encoding uncharacterized protein, with product MEMFFGSFLSESASSQSLFSHPDVERCPFLRNINGATTFSFTSALPVAARGGKGPIFEDGPGFESAFKLFHGQDGIIPLSERSYVSDENHNESIDVKTEPALPFNPLAARAASISLSAFGPFGFGFFNGKGKRQNKKPNNLDQSHQKPKTPDQSSMKQKGVNPPSHEAFSDEWLENGQCPLARSYRAMSGVLPLVAKALQPPVGMNLKCPPAVIAVRAALARTALVKSLRPQPLPSKMVAIALLGMAANIPLGVWREHTKKFSPQWFAAVHAAVPFIAMLRKSVVMPRTAMAFTIAASIVGQTIGSRAERIRLRNQVAKGTGDSATNTAMYPNKNGHCSDTEGKAWDPLATKITGSAARGSPAPTPSMCF from the exons ATGGAAATGTTTTTCGGCAGCTTTCTCAGTGAATCAGCATCATCGCAGAGCCTTTTCAGCCACCCGGATGTTGAGAGGTGCCCATTCCTGAGGAACATCAATGGAGCTACAACCTTTTCCTTCACTTCTGCTTTGCCAGTAGCT GCCCGAGGAGGCAAGGGTCCAATTTTTGAGGATGGACCAGGTTTTGAGTCAGCATTCAAGCTTTTCCATGGCCAAGATGGAATAATTCCCCTTTCAGAAAGATCATATGTATCTGATGAAAATCACAATGAGAGCATTGATGTCAAGACTGAACCTGCTCTGCCATTTAATCCATTGGCTGCTAGAGCAGCCTCAATAAGTCTATCAGCATTTGGACCATTTGGTTTTGGCTTCTTCAACGGTAAGGGCAAAAGGCAGAACAAGAAGCCCAACAATCTAGATCAGTCCCACCAGAAGCCCAAGACACCAGATCAGTCTTCGATGAAA CAAAAAGGAGTCAACCCACCATCACATGAGGCATTCAGCGATGAGTGGTTGGAAAATGGCCAGTGCCCACTTGCGCGGTCTTACCGGGCAATGAGTGGTGTTTTGCCCCTTGTCGCCAAGGCTTTACAGCCACCAGTTGGTATGAACCTGAAGTGCCCACCTGCTGTGATTGCTGTCCGAGCTGCCCTTGCACGAACTGCACTTGTGAAATCCCTGCGACCACAGCCCCTGCCCTCGAAGATGGTAGCCATTGCACTACTGGGGATGGCGGCAAACATCCCTCTTGGGGTGTGGCGGGAGCACACCAAGAAGTTCTCTCCTCAGTGGTTTGCAGCTGTCCATGCCGCTGTTCCGTTCATTGCAATGCTGAGGAAGTCTGTTGTGATGCCCAGGACTGCGATGGCATTCACCATAGCAGCCTCCATTGTTGGCCAGACTATTGGGTCAAGGGCCGAGCGCATCCGTCTAAGGAATCAGGTGGCAAAGGGTACTGGTGATTCTGCAACAAATACTGCTATGTATCCAAACAAGAATGGGCATTGCAGCGACACTGAAGGCAAGGCATGGGATCCTCTTGCGACGAAGATAACGGGCTCAGCTGCTAGGGGTTCTCCTGCACCAACCCCAAGTATGTGCTTCTGA
- the LOC136459384 gene encoding protein ALP1-like → MASLRGAKRRKRKPERALPAKAPPVPLPLDGDWWDAFSRRLAAGQPSKERQNFETALKMSRKTFDYLCSLIKGDCTRKTQTYRNFRFGDKVILGVEDQVAIALLRLTTGESLLGIGTRFGMNHSAISNITWKIIECLEERAASHLKWPDPEEMAAIKVKFEKIQGLPNCCGAIDTTHVLMCSSAQPNSNVWLDGENRNSMVLQAIVDPDMRFRDVVSGWPGILDDLCILRTSGFYRLCQKGSRLAGQMELPGESAGSMVREYIVGDPSYPLLPWLVTPYQEHGLSSEKVEFNKCHTATRMVVQGALANLKDRWRVLKGELWRPDKHRLPRIIYACCLLTNIMIDLEDAVRDGMPASHNHDDGYRQQVSNVADDGAVIQRDLLCQYVSRFGSQLPE, encoded by the exons ATGGCGTCGCTGAGGGGGGCGAAGAGGAGGAAGCGCAAGCCCGAGAGGGCCTTGCCTGCGAAGGCGCCGCCGGTGCCGCTGCCCCTCGACGGCGACTGGTGGGACGCCTTCTCCCGCAGGCTTGCAGCAG GACAACCTTCCAAAGAACGCCAAAACTTCGAGACTGCCTTAAAGATGTCAAGGAAGACTTTTGACTACCTTTGTTCTCTGATTAAAGGGGACTGCACGAGAAAGACACAAACTTACAGAAATTTCAGGTTTGGGGACAAGGTGATTCTAGGTGTGGAGGATCAAGTCGCCATTGCTCTGCTAAGACTGACCACTGGTGAGTCACTTCTGGGCATAGGAACACGCTTTGGGATGAACCACTCAGCCATCTCAAACATCACTTGGAAGATCATTGAGTGTTTGGAGGAGCGCGCCGCTAGTCATCTGAAGTGGCCTGACCCTGAGGAGATGGCAGCCATCAAAGTGAAATTTGAGAAGATCCAGGGTCTCCCGAACTGCTGTGGCGCTATAGACACAACACACGTCCTCATGTGCTCTTCAGCTCAGCCCAACAGCAATGTCTGGCTAGACGGTGAGAACAGGAACAGCATGGTCCTGCAGGCAATTGTCGACCCTGACATGCGGTTCAGAGATGTCGTCAGTGGCTGGCCTGGAATCTTAGATGACTTGTGCATCCTGCGCACCTCAGGCTTCTACAGGCTCTGCCAGAAAGGCTCAAGGCTGGCTGGGCAAATGGAGCTTCCTGGAGAATCAGCAGGGTCAATGGTCAGAGAATACATTGTTGGGGATCCCAGCTACCCTCTCCTTCCATGGCTGGTGACTCCATACCAAGAGCACGGTCTATCTTCAGAGAAAGTGGAATTCAACAAGTGTCACACCGCGACGAGAATGGTGGTGCAAGGTGCCCTGGCCAATCTGAAGGATCGGTGGCGGGTGCTCAAGGGAGAGCTGTGGAGGCCGGACAAGCATCGGCTGCCCAGGATCATCTACGCCTGCTGCTTGCTCACCAACATCATGATCGACCTTGAAGATGCCGTGAGGGATGGGATGCCGGCGTCCCACAACCACGATGACGGCTACAGGCAGCAGGTCAGCAATGTGGCAGACGACGGCGCCGTCATTCAGAGAGACCTGCTCTGCCAGTATGTCAGTCGGTTCGGCAGCCAATTACCGGAATGA